Genomic window (Anaerolineae bacterium):
CAGGTAGTTGATCAGCAGGGGTACATTGGCCGTGGTGATGGTATGCCGCCCCGGGCCGAATACATCCAGGGCTTTGCCGTCGCGGAAGAACACGGCCGCCTGGGCCTCGCGCACAATGACCTGGGAGCCAATGCGAAAATCCCCGGACCCTACTTCGGGGATGCGATGAACAAGTTCTTCCCGCATCTCATCGGGATATTCCACAATATCGAAAATGCGCGCCATGGTTTTCTCTCCTTCCGTGTCAGCCGGTTATCGGGCTGGGGGTCAGGCGTGTTTTGACGAATTGCTCAACCTTCTGAGGGATTGCCGCTGAAGATTTCCTCGCGTCGGTGAAAAGTTTCCACACAACGACGGGCCACGCTCATCAGGTTCCGTAGCGCCGCCGGGAGGCCTTCTGTCTCCAGAGAGGCTTCCAGGTGGTCGATGGCTCGCGCGACTTCATCCACCAGGTCCAGCAGGGCCAGGTCGTAGGCGTAAAGTTGGGCCAACTCGGCCTCGTTGATCTTGACCGCATCGAAAAAGCCGGCGTATCCGTACGATGCGGTGCGCACCTGGTCCACAAAGGTGCGCAGACGCACCGTCGCGGCTTCCAGGTCGTCGAGCAGGTGGAGTTCTCCCGCCTGGGCCAACTCACGCTGGATTTCGGTCAGCCGCCGCCATTGTTCGGCCATGCGGTTGGCGATGGTTTCTCGCAAGAGTTTGTCGGCGTTGCGCCGGTTTTTCCGTTCGATGTAGCCGGAAAACCCCGGAATTTTGCGGGCCAGGACTTCCAACGGATTCTCATCCTGTCGTACACGTTCATAGGGATCGCTCATGGACCTGCTCCTCCTTGGTGAAAAGGCGAAAACACCCCCGTGTTTTCTGCGGATACTTGCATTATACTTTATCCTGAGGGGAAATCTGGCCGATGTAGGGGATGCCATGGGGGACGAGTTGGCGGGAGAGCGCGTCGGCCCATTGCGCCCAAAGGATGATATCGGCCGGGGTGAGGCTGGTCTTTTCGTTGAGCGCCACCCGAAAGGCGTTGTTCAGTCGATCGGCAAGGCTGGCGGCTTCCTCCACAACCCCACCATGCGCAGGTTGCCCTTGAGGGTGTGGGCGGCGCGTTGGGCTTCCTGCAAAGCCTCTCGGTCGCCCGGAAAGCGGTACAGGCGCCGCAACGCAGCGCGCAGCCTGCTCATCCACTGGCTGGTCTCTTGCTCGAAGAGGTCGCGTAATTCGGGGTCGTTTTCCAGGAGCAGAGTCATGGCTTACCTGCCTGCGGCTTTGCGCTTTTTGAACCGTTGGGCCACCCGGAGCCAGGTTTCCGTGGGATGAGGCGGCTTGTGCAATTGGTGCTCCGGTTTGCTCAACAAAAAGGCCCAATCTTCAAAGAGGACCCGTACCGGGGAGCGTGGTTCGCCCAAAGCCAGGGGGGACCCATGGTTGATGGCGTTTACCACGGCGTCGGCCATGTAGGGCAGCACCCAGCGAATGGGGCGTTGGAAAAGGGCCTCATTTCTTTCCGGGGCAACCCGGGGCGCTTGAACACCCAGTTTTGCACCAGATGAATTTGTTCCTCGGCGTACCCCAGGGCCTGGAAGGCTTCCAGGGCGGCCGCGGTGGCCCGCACCGAGCCCAGGTCGGGGGGCAGGACGAGCAGGATATCCGTGGCCGTGTCCAGACCGGCCAGCGTGGTTTCCGAAAAGTCGTGGGGAAGGTCCAACACCACATAATGGAAGCGGCGCTGAAGGAGGTCCAGCACCTGTTTCACATGCTCGGCGGTGACCAGTTCGGCCTGGTGAGGCAGCGGAGGGCTGGCCAGCACATGCACGCCGCTGGCGTGGGGGAGGAGCACCTGCATTGCCATCTCCCCATCGATTTCCTCGGTGGGCTTTTCGGCCAGGTCTTTCCAGGTGTGGTGTAGGGAGAGATTGAGCATGAGGGCGCTTTGCCCCGCCACCAGGGCCAGGTCCACCAGCGCTGCGGGCAATCCCCAGAGTTGGGCCAGCGCCATGGCGAGGTTTGTGGCAATGGTGCTGACCCCTGCCCCGCCGCGTAAGGAGAAGACGGCGATGATTTTGCCGGGAATTTCTTCTACCGGGGCGGCAGCCGACCTGGCCCGCCGCAGCAGCACCTGGACGCGCATTTGCAGTTCGGTCGGCTCGAAGGGCTTGGTCAAGTAGTCGTCCACCCCCGCTTGAAAGCCCTTGACCTTGGCTTCCAGGGAGTCTTGGGTGGTCAGCATGAGAATGGGCAGGCGGGAAGTGTCGGGACGGTGACGCAGCAACTGGGTCAAGGCGTAGCCGTCCATTTCTGGCATCATCACATCGGTGATGATGAGGCCCACCTGGGTGCGGTCCAGCAGGTTGAGTGCCTCTTTGCCGGATGTGGCCGTGAGAACTTCATAGCCGCTCCGCTCCAGGGTGTCCCGAACCAGTTTGAGCATCATGGGACTGTCGTCGACGACCAGAATTCGGGCAGCCATAGCACTCCTCTCAAACCA
Coding sequences:
- a CDS encoding response regulator codes for the protein MAARILVVDDSPMMLKLVRDTLERSGYEVLTATSGKEALNLLDRTQVGLIITDVMMPEMDGYALTQLLRHRPDTSRLPILMLTTQDSLEAKVKGFQAGVDDYLTKPFEPTELQMRVQVLLRRARSAAAPVEEIPGKIIAVFSLRGGAGVSTIATNLAMALAQLWGLPAALVDLALVAGQSALMLNLSLHHTWKDLAEKPTEEIDGEMAMQVLLPHASGVHVLASPPLPHQAELVTAEHVKQVLDLLQRRFHYVVLDLPHDFSETTLAGLDTATDILLVLPPDLGSVRATAAALEAFQALGYAEEQIHLVQNWVFKRPGLPRKEMRPFSNAPFAGCCPTWPTPW